One window from the genome of Salisaeta longa DSM 21114 encodes:
- a CDS encoding DEAD/DEAH box helicase, translated as MILFLATEATARVPRFGVPLGQDLQDGPHLVEVAWQPYSDDRKSLDGKAFLVTPNEFEFPECTLKAHGMTMEQAVSAGRKPKDILTRLNDRLRDVDLLVVHDAPAQLGILLAEFHRAGLDTPLAQVPVLCTKHASIGAGLLSANEDSASDVIALYAQLTGRPASSTHRTRTAVQRLVSCFWKLVARDVLTPEQPGPSWEKAGASVGAIDQTSTNEKEAGPDVDSSRDVKERLPSQEAFIIDEVDDTIRSILRTLDDDEADAPMGDAEDEHDEDAGRIGQTEDLGDVKSDSEVDSHPLDAFYQRVGQFYVPELRRTPPPDPVDSSLAVAYNYLCRGYPTRASLQLSEGMLDHYIPEAGATSSEDGPTIRIMIDAVPWEDVDAEALRDALSTPLSADLAKVAGNIGQRPLQLLRLNRSLIHAAHIQIVLVWWLLQQEASMTECDGSQQVRVHLEGLADEIARLICDDLTTLLHQLATLRDGENVSTIQICAVSDPGEADIDIRGPWALPASNASEMAGEPECKTASGTEACASPEAYASSTSSPLRLTLTYPDDIEASDAPQWPKRRVFARRIEYPSIGHVERRQEKDSVFQKFVRTDEARVEALTYFLQNALRKRDFYPGQLPIINRALQGKDVIGLLPTGGGKSLTFQLCGLLQPGTTVIVDPLNSLMKDQYDALCEEGLSASDFINSFYSTDEKTRVREDVVAGRLGFLFIAPERLQMPRYRAMFENSQRNGVRFSCGVVDEAHCVSEWGHDFRHVYLHLASNLQRYCSGSASGSATGDEGDESTACLPLFGLTATASFDVLADVQRELRVGEDAIITLPAEAIDREELHFRILPIDADVGEGLPFYRRERRLGGPKYEAAEKFIRSVPAELHKLNPDSEDHLPPDVDTFFGTDGAGTYPNAGIVFCPTKSPTLANGVLALRNGKKGRRGLVDRIDSLEIVTFFGRQDDDTVKQPVVQKTAKESQDNQRLFLQDRANLMIATKAFGMGIDKPNLRFTLHYSTPGSVENFYQEAGRAGRDGQPALCGILYHPRDIEMNRDFHRNSFKGIAREKEILTELLEEVRYEDRFFLRLVEQKVRDQSDTYVRLNLFPTEGGTDPFLLYVNGKWRDTKADRVCYGCLHLRDLSQFKPRRYPQNADPQTAQNILECVRTVIQEESDTDTYVDFLTRVQAPGILRVLREQENRQTHELRVGFTSNTVQEMTKRLEEIGALKGGKSYEIKDEVVRAAYNFSHSEDEFTGRLHFQYERYFDVRDLERSLSLDEETAAFLRANYLKIRNPNDTERALYRLSILGIIDDYDIDYAASVYNVRFQGKPDSEYRRSLETYFRRYLGEESTNERLRQMEASEIEPPDTDSPITDSMIRRCLWAQTEFVYDEIKQKREQSIKYMDTLCREAIEQGEQHFRDSIVYYFTSKYARDKYLPAALDMGKIESPEIARTYINYVFNPPDEMGGQIDNAKHLRGACARLQTSLRGQNAVLDVLNAFSILVLNSVQYDDNSTNNDSKAVKPSEEALDAYQQGFRSFARKPSVAWTDVLDTIQHFHEHLRKISPDIERSLRPKRNALLVERTAKRLATLNETLDIL; from the coding sequence ATGATTCTTTTCCTCGCCACGGAAGCGACCGCGCGCGTCCCCCGGTTCGGAGTGCCGCTTGGGCAGGACCTACAAGACGGGCCGCACTTGGTGGAAGTTGCGTGGCAACCGTACTCAGACGACCGGAAGTCTCTCGACGGCAAAGCCTTTCTGGTAACGCCCAATGAATTTGAGTTTCCAGAATGCACCCTAAAGGCTCACGGAATGACGATGGAGCAAGCGGTATCGGCCGGAAGAAAGCCAAAAGACATCCTTACCCGCCTGAACGACCGGCTGCGCGATGTTGACCTTCTTGTTGTCCACGATGCTCCCGCACAACTCGGGATTTTGCTCGCGGAGTTTCACCGCGCTGGCCTGGATACCCCTTTAGCACAGGTTCCCGTGCTGTGCACAAAGCATGCGTCCATTGGGGCTGGTCTCCTCTCTGCTAACGAGGACAGCGCGTCCGACGTGATCGCTCTTTATGCACAACTCACAGGCCGGCCCGCGTCAAGCACGCATCGAACACGCACTGCAGTTCAGAGACTCGTTTCGTGCTTTTGGAAACTCGTAGCGCGAGATGTTCTCACTCCGGAGCAGCCGGGTCCCTCATGGGAGAAAGCAGGTGCGTCGGTCGGAGCCATAGATCAGACCTCAACCAATGAGAAAGAGGCCGGTCCAGACGTCGATTCTTCCAGAGACGTCAAAGAAAGACTGCCCTCACAGGAAGCATTCATCATCGATGAGGTGGATGATACGATCCGGTCGATCCTCCGTACCCTTGATGACGACGAAGCGGATGCCCCGATGGGCGATGCGGAGGACGAGCATGATGAGGACGCTGGGCGCATCGGCCAGACCGAGGACCTTGGCGACGTCAAAAGCGATTCAGAAGTGGACTCGCATCCTCTGGATGCGTTCTACCAGCGGGTCGGACAGTTCTACGTGCCGGAACTGCGGAGGACTCCGCCACCGGATCCGGTCGATTCTTCTCTTGCGGTTGCCTACAACTATCTTTGCCGTGGGTACCCTACTCGGGCGTCGCTGCAACTCAGCGAAGGAATGCTCGATCATTACATCCCGGAAGCCGGTGCTACGTCCTCAGAAGACGGACCAACGATTCGCATCATGATCGATGCGGTTCCTTGGGAAGACGTGGATGCTGAGGCGCTCCGTGATGCGTTAAGCACTCCCCTATCCGCCGATTTAGCAAAAGTAGCGGGAAACATCGGTCAACGCCCGCTTCAACTTCTACGCCTGAATCGAAGCCTCATCCACGCCGCGCACATTCAGATTGTCCTGGTCTGGTGGCTGCTCCAGCAGGAAGCCTCCATGACGGAGTGCGACGGAAGCCAGCAGGTGCGTGTGCATCTCGAAGGATTGGCAGACGAGATCGCCCGGCTTATCTGCGACGATCTCACGACGCTGCTACACCAGTTGGCCACCCTTCGCGATGGCGAAAACGTCTCCACGATTCAAATCTGCGCTGTTTCAGATCCCGGAGAAGCCGATATTGACATTCGCGGCCCTTGGGCGCTTCCTGCGTCGAATGCGTCTGAGATGGCAGGCGAACCGGAATGCAAAACGGCATCCGGCACTGAAGCCTGCGCCTCTCCTGAAGCCTATGCCTCCTCTACATCGTCTCCCCTACGCCTGACACTCACCTACCCCGACGACATAGAAGCGAGCGATGCGCCGCAGTGGCCCAAGCGGCGCGTGTTCGCACGTCGCATTGAATACCCATCCATTGGGCATGTTGAACGGAGGCAAGAAAAAGATAGCGTATTCCAGAAGTTTGTGCGAACCGATGAGGCTCGCGTAGAGGCTTTGACCTACTTCTTGCAAAACGCACTCCGAAAGCGGGACTTTTACCCAGGTCAGTTGCCCATCATCAATCGTGCGTTGCAGGGCAAAGACGTCATCGGACTGCTTCCTACAGGAGGAGGAAAGTCGCTCACATTTCAGCTCTGTGGCCTGTTGCAGCCTGGCACCACGGTCATCGTGGACCCCCTCAATTCGCTCATGAAAGACCAGTACGATGCCCTCTGTGAAGAAGGTTTAAGCGCGAGTGACTTCATCAACTCGTTTTACTCCACAGACGAAAAGACGCGCGTTCGCGAGGACGTAGTAGCGGGCCGCCTCGGCTTTCTGTTCATTGCTCCTGAGCGTCTGCAGATGCCTCGCTACCGAGCGATGTTTGAGAACAGCCAGCGCAATGGCGTCCGATTTTCCTGCGGCGTTGTAGATGAAGCACACTGTGTCTCGGAGTGGGGCCACGACTTCCGCCACGTGTACCTGCATCTGGCAAGCAATCTACAGCGGTACTGCTCAGGCTCAGCATCCGGTTCTGCCACAGGCGACGAAGGAGATGAAAGCACTGCCTGTTTGCCTCTTTTCGGGCTAACGGCAACAGCGTCGTTCGACGTGCTGGCCGACGTGCAGCGGGAGCTTCGCGTGGGGGAAGATGCCATCATCACACTTCCCGCCGAAGCGATTGACCGCGAAGAACTTCACTTCCGTATTCTTCCGATTGACGCGGACGTTGGAGAAGGTCTTCCGTTCTACAGGCGAGAACGCAGGTTGGGCGGGCCAAAGTACGAGGCAGCGGAGAAGTTCATCCGCTCGGTGCCGGCCGAACTGCATAAGCTCAATCCAGACTCGGAGGATCACCTGCCGCCGGATGTCGACACGTTTTTCGGGACGGATGGTGCCGGAACGTATCCGAACGCTGGGATCGTTTTCTGTCCAACGAAGTCACCCACCCTCGCAAATGGCGTGTTGGCTCTGCGCAATGGAAAAAAAGGAAGGAGAGGTCTGGTGGACCGGATCGACAGCCTTGAGATTGTGACATTCTTTGGGAGGCAAGACGACGACACGGTCAAACAACCGGTTGTGCAGAAGACGGCAAAAGAATCGCAGGATAACCAACGCCTCTTCCTCCAGGATCGCGCAAACCTGATGATCGCCACGAAGGCCTTTGGGATGGGTATTGATAAACCCAACCTGCGGTTTACGCTGCACTACAGCACGCCCGGCTCCGTGGAGAACTTCTACCAAGAGGCCGGACGCGCCGGGCGCGATGGGCAACCGGCTCTCTGCGGCATCCTGTACCATCCGCGGGACATTGAGATGAATCGGGACTTCCACCGAAACTCGTTTAAGGGCATTGCCCGCGAGAAAGAAATTCTCACCGAACTGCTGGAAGAGGTTCGATACGAAGACCGGTTCTTTCTCCGGTTGGTTGAGCAGAAAGTCCGAGATCAATCCGATACGTACGTTCGCCTCAATCTCTTTCCCACCGAGGGCGGCACCGATCCGTTCTTGTTGTACGTCAACGGCAAGTGGCGCGATACAAAAGCCGACCGTGTCTGTTACGGTTGCCTTCATCTTCGGGACCTTTCCCAGTTTAAACCGAGAAGGTATCCGCAGAACGCCGATCCTCAAACGGCGCAGAACATCCTTGAATGTGTCCGAACGGTCATCCAGGAAGAATCCGACACCGACACCTACGTCGACTTTCTGACCCGCGTGCAGGCCCCTGGCATCCTTCGCGTCCTGCGAGAGCAAGAAAACAGGCAGACGCACGAACTCAGGGTGGGCTTCACCAGCAATACCGTTCAGGAGATGACAAAGCGTCTGGAGGAAATCGGAGCGCTCAAGGGAGGCAAATCGTACGAAATCAAAGATGAAGTCGTCCGAGCCGCCTACAACTTCAGCCACAGCGAAGATGAGTTTACTGGACGCCTTCACTTTCAGTACGAGAGGTACTTCGACGTACGCGACCTGGAACGATCTCTTTCCTTAGATGAAGAGACGGCGGCGTTTCTCCGTGCCAACTACCTAAAGATCCGCAACCCAAACGACACGGAGCGCGCGCTCTACCGGCTTTCTATTCTCGGGATCATCGACGATTACGACATTGACTACGCAGCGTCAGTCTACAACGTACGGTTTCAGGGAAAGCCGGACTCGGAATACCGTAGGTCCCTTGAAACGTATTTCCGACGCTACCTGGGAGAGGAAAGCACCAACGAACGGCTGCGCCAGATGGAAGCCTCGGAAATAGAGCCGCCTGATACGGATTCGCCCATCACGGATTCGATGATCCGGCGCTGTCTTTGGGCGCAAACGGAGTTTGTGTATGATGAGATTAAACAAAAGCGGGAGCAGTCGATCAAGTATATGGATACCCTTTGTCGTGAGGCCATCGAGCAGGGCGAGCAGCACTTTCGCGACAGCATCGTGTACTACTTCACCTCGAAGTACGCTCGGGATAAGTACTTGCCCGCAGCGCTTGATATGGGGAAAATCGAATCTCCCGAAATTGCCCGCACCTACATCAACTATGTCTTCAACCCGCCCGATGAGATGGGTGGACAGATTGACAATGCCAAGCATCTTCGAGGCGCCTGTGCCCGGTTGCAGACGAGCCTAAGAGGACAGAACGCCGTCCTTGACGTCTTGAATGCCTTCAGCATTCTTGTCCTTAACTCGGTTCAATACGACGACAACTCCACAAACAACGACAGCAAGGCGGTCAAGCCCTCCGAGGAGGCACTCGACGCCTACCAGCAGGGCTTTCGTTCCTTCGCGCGAAAGCCGTCCGTCGCTTGGACCGATGTTCTCGACACAATTCAGCACTTCCATGAGCACCTTCGCAAGATAAGCCCAGACATCGAGCGTTCCCTCCGTCCCAAACGGAATGCGCTTCTGGTCGAACGAACGGCCAAACGTCTCGCCACGCTCAATGAAACCCTTGACATTCTGTAA
- a CDS encoding coiled-coil domain-containing protein produces the protein MEITQTQRHFEDLVDELQRLKSATDKIDQNASATEELAERVSDIAEALEAFVPRLQAATDKSIKKLEQRSKALQEAAESLRGFQETIQSRHETQLDDLEAAIDAALERTGASNEQHLDDLFKTVRGLIGEVEKSLDAKMRRVTKDNREHANEQAEQLQKLKEALGQEVSALRSETRQGLHDGQKTTSRRADQLEKENETLIKKVSTLRDEAQQGLRDNRQRTDALQESLNKHEEQVRELSEQIEKQHRTLLILIVGVTTIVLALIVMG, from the coding sequence ATGGAAATCACCCAAACACAACGTCATTTCGAAGACCTGGTTGACGAACTCCAGCGGCTGAAGTCTGCCACTGATAAGATCGACCAGAACGCCTCGGCAACCGAGGAATTGGCGGAGCGCGTTTCGGACATTGCGGAGGCGCTGGAAGCGTTCGTGCCTCGATTGCAAGCTGCCACCGACAAAAGCATCAAGAAGCTGGAGCAGCGGTCGAAAGCGCTTCAGGAGGCTGCCGAATCACTTCGTGGGTTTCAGGAAACGATTCAGTCGCGACACGAGACCCAACTTGACGACCTGGAGGCGGCGATTGATGCGGCACTGGAAAGGACAGGAGCGTCGAATGAGCAGCATCTGGACGATCTGTTCAAGACAGTTCGAGGGCTCATCGGTGAAGTCGAAAAGAGCCTCGACGCAAAGATGCGCCGTGTAACGAAGGACAACCGGGAACATGCAAACGAGCAGGCAGAACAGCTTCAGAAGCTCAAAGAGGCACTGGGTCAAGAGGTGTCAGCGCTGAGAAGCGAAACCCGACAAGGGTTACATGATGGCCAAAAGACGACCAGCAGGCGCGCAGATCAGTTGGAGAAGGAGAACGAGACCCTCATTAAGAAAGTGTCAACGCTTCGAGACGAAGCACAACAAGGGCTTCGCGACAACCGACAGCGGACCGACGCTCTTCAAGAAAGCCTCAATAAGCACGAAGAACAAGTGAGAGAATTGTCAGAGCAGATAGAAAAACAGCACCGGACGCTTCTGATTCTGATTGTTGGAGTCACAACTATCGTCTTGGCTCTGATTGTAATGGGATAA
- a CDS encoding glycoside hydrolase family 113 yields MNLRSLTTIPMFILGAVLLLLLGALGLSFAVGLPVQAWFADDPPPAAGIQGVTLDAKDRPGPVTYDHLERLGISHVAIVPYIFQQDAETPVFQANYGSGWATENDQGIRSIARALDKRGIDLVLKPQLWLRDDTKGWLQNITFEEGPEWDQWKAGYREHLMHYARMAERLEADVFCVGTETDRLAASHPGFWRELIADVRDVYSGELTYAANFGTFGQIPFWEALDRIGVQAYFPLAAARGSVSVASLKRRWTPYKAALAVEARAHGRPVLFTEIGYRSAPHAAQQPWAWPTSGEQATMTPAPKLQARLYRAFFQSVWNEPWFSGALLWKWHRHDEAFYDERAIDYTPQGKPAEAVIRQWFSERPLTGRRHNRTQEKGPGQ; encoded by the coding sequence ATGAATCTGCGCTCTCTGACTACGATCCCGATGTTCATCCTCGGTGCGGTCCTGCTGTTGTTGCTCGGTGCCCTCGGCCTCTCGTTCGCCGTTGGTCTCCCCGTGCAAGCGTGGTTTGCCGATGACCCGCCCCCGGCCGCAGGCATTCAGGGCGTCACGCTCGATGCCAAAGACCGCCCCGGCCCGGTCACGTACGACCACCTCGAACGGCTGGGCATCAGTCATGTGGCAATTGTGCCCTACATCTTCCAGCAGGACGCCGAGACGCCCGTCTTTCAGGCCAACTACGGATCGGGGTGGGCCACCGAAAACGATCAGGGCATCCGTTCGATTGCCCGTGCGCTCGACAAGCGCGGGATCGACCTGGTACTCAAACCTCAACTCTGGCTCCGTGACGACACAAAAGGCTGGCTTCAAAACATCACGTTTGAAGAGGGTCCAGAGTGGGACCAGTGGAAAGCCGGGTACCGCGAGCACCTGATGCACTACGCCCGAATGGCCGAACGGCTGGAGGCGGACGTGTTCTGCGTTGGCACCGAAACCGACCGGTTGGCCGCGTCGCATCCCGGCTTCTGGCGCGAATTGATCGCAGACGTGCGCGACGTCTACAGTGGCGAACTGACGTATGCGGCCAACTTCGGGACATTCGGCCAGATCCCGTTCTGGGAGGCCCTCGACCGGATCGGCGTTCAGGCATACTTCCCGCTAGCGGCAGCGCGTGGGTCCGTTTCGGTAGCTTCTCTCAAACGTCGATGGACGCCCTACAAGGCGGCTCTGGCCGTCGAAGCCCGCGCGCACGGTCGACCGGTGCTGTTTACGGAGATCGGCTACCGGAGCGCGCCTCATGCCGCCCAGCAACCGTGGGCGTGGCCGACGTCCGGCGAACAAGCAACGATGACGCCTGCCCCCAAGCTGCAAGCGCGTCTCTACCGAGCGTTCTTTCAGTCGGTATGGAACGAGCCGTGGTTTTCGGGCGCCCTCCTGTGGAAGTGGCACCGCCACGATGAGGCGTTCTACGACGAGCGGGCCATCGACTACACGCCGCAGGGCAAACCCGCCGAAGCTGTGATCCGCCAGTGGTTTTCGGAGCGGCCCCTGACGGGCAGACGTCACAACCGCACTCAGGAAAAGGGGCCGGGACAGTAG